The stretch of DNA ATTGCACGGGCTGGCGCGAATGCCGTCGCCAGTATTGGGCGTCGAGCGGGGTCTGTGCGGTGAGCACAGCGCCGGTGCGGTTGCAGACCAGAGGCAACGTCGGCGCAGCAAACTGCATTTGGGCTGCGTACGACTCGAATTCGTCGAGCACCGGATCCAGCAATTCCGAGTGGAACGCATGGCTGGTGTCCAGCCAGGTGCAGCGGATCCCGTCTTCGCCGAATTTGGCGACTATCTGTTCGAGATCCTCACCGGGACCCGAAAGCACGGTGTTTGGTCCGTTGTAGGCGCCGACCGATACTCGGGGGAACTCGCCGCTGGTCTCCTCGACGTGTTTGGGGTCGGCAAATACCGCCACCATTCGGCCGCCTTGGGGCAGGCTGCCGAACATCCGGCCGCGCTCCGCCATCAGCCGTGCGCCGTCCTCGAGACTGAAGACGCCCGCCACGCAGGCTGCTGCGTACTGGCCGACGCTGTGCCCCAACACCACATCAGGCTCGATGCCCCACGATTGCCACAGCCGGGCCAGCCCCATTTCGACCGCGAACAGTGCCGCCTGAGCAAACGATGTGTGCCGCAGTGCTTCTCCGGTTTCGCGGTCGGTGGCGAACAGCACCTCTAGCAAGGGACGCGGCAGGATGCCCTCCACGGCGTCCGCGCATCGTGTCACGGTCTCCGCGAAAACCGGTTCAGCTCCGAACAACTCGCGTGCCATCCCCGGATACTGGCTACCCTGTCCGGTGAACAACCAAGCCGTGGTCGGATGGTGCGTGTGCTCGCCACGCATGACACCGGGTCGGACCCGGTTCTCGGCCAGGTCGGCCAGGCCCTCGCGCGCGCCTTCGACCGAATCCACGACGAGTGCGGCGCGGTGTTCAAAATGCGAACGACCCGTCCCAGCGGTCAGGCATGCGGCGGCAAGGTCGACATCGGGGTGGGCGCTCAACCAAGTCGCGTAACGCTGCGCCAACTCCGACAGTGCTTCCGGTGACCGTGCAGACATCGGCAGCACGTGGACCGGCCGCTCGGGGGTGTCCGACTCCGGGGCCGCCGGCTGTGGTGGCGCCTCCTCGATCAGCACGTGCGCGTTCGTGCCGGTGAACCCGAAGGAGCTCACACCTGCACGCCGGGGCCTGCCGTTGGCTTGCCACGGGATCGCCTTGTCCACCACCCGCACCGGCAACGACTCCCACGGGATATGAGGAGACGGGGTCTCGAAGTGCAGGCTTTTGGGCAGCATTTCGTGCTGTAGCGACAACACGACCTTGATCAGACCGGCTGCCCCGGAGGCCGATTCGAGGTGGCCGATGTTGGACTTCACCGAACCCATCAGCAACGGACGGTCCGCGTCGCGCGAGGCTCCGTAGGCGGCCGCGGCCGCCTGTACCTCGATGGGATCACCCAGGGGGGTGCCCGTGCCGTGTGCCTCGAGGTAGTCGACATCGCCGCCTGCGAGTCCGGCGCGTGCCAGCGCCGCCCCGATAAGCCGTTGCTGTGCACCGCCATTGGGGACGGTCAAACCGCTGGAGGCGCCGTCCTGGTTGACCGCGCTACTGGAAATGACCGCGCATACCCGATCACCGTCGCGCACCGCGTCAGTCAGCCTCTTGAGGACGAGGATTCCGCAGCCTTCGCTACGCACATAGCCGTCGGCGGAGGCATCGAAGGTTTTGCACCGCCCGACGGGCGAAAGCATCCTGGCCCGGGACGCGGCGACGGCTGTCACCGGGCTGAGCAAGACGTTGACACCGCCGGCCAACGCCAAGTCGCAGTCACCGGAGCGCAATGCCTGACAGGCCTGATGGACGGCGACCAACGCCGAACTGCATGCGGTATCGACCGCCACCGCAGGCCCTTCGAGTCCAAGCGCGAAGGCAACCCGACCGGAAATGGCGTTGAGCGCATTGCCGGTGATGAAGTGGGGTTCGATTCTGTCGATCGACTCCGACGACAGCAGATGCGCATACTCGTTGGCGGCCACCCCGACGAAGATTCCGGTTCGACTGCCGCGCAACGTCCCTGGCGCGTAGCCGGCCCGCTCGAGACCCTCCCAGACCGTTTCCAGCATCAGCCGCTGCTGCGGCTCGATCCACACAGCTTCGCGCGGCGAGATGCCGAAGAACTCGGGATCGAATCCGTCGATGCCGTCGAGGAATCCGCCGAAACGCGTATAGGTCTTGCCCGGCGTCTCTGGATCGGGGTCGTAGAACTCGTCGATGTCGAAGCGGTCGTCCGGGACTTCCCGAATCACATCAACACCGCCGGACAGCACGTCCCAGAACGCTTCGGGATCAGGCGCGCCAGGGAATCGGCACGACACCGCGACGATCGCGACGGGCTCGTTGATGCCCGTGGTCACCACGGGCTGCGGTGGCGCTGGGGACGCCTGCTCGGTGAGTCCGAGCACCTCGCCCAGCAGGTAGTCGGCGGCGTCGGACAGACGCGGGTGATCCATCACCAGTGTGACGGGAATCTCGCGGCCAACTGCTTGTTCGAGGCGGCGCCGCAATTCGACGGCCATCAGCGAATCCATGCCGAGGTCGAAGAACCCGGCATCCTCGCGGATCTCCGCGGCATCGACGCGCGTCACCTCTGCGACCGCATCGCGCAGGTAATCGGTCAAGAGCCGCTTTCGTTGCTGCACAGGGGCACTCGCGAGCCGCTCGACGAGTTGGGTCTTCTTCCCGGATGCGGCCGGCGCGGTGGCCGTCAGTTGGGTGGGCACCTCGCGCTCCAACTCGGCCAGGAATGCCCGCCGCCCGGCTTGCTGGTACAGCGGCAGGAACCGGGCCCAGTCGATCCTCGCGACCACTCCCTGCTCTGAAGACGCTGTCACCACGTTGGCCATACCAGCCAGTGCATCGGCAGGTGACAACGTCGCGACCCCGCGTTGATCCAGTCGCGCACGAGACTCCGCGTCGGCCATGCCCACCGACCAGGGTCCGAAGTTGACGCTGACCCCGGAGATGCCCTGCTCGCGCAACCGCCAAGCCAGTCCGTCGAGGAACGCGTTCGCGGCGCCGTAGGCGGTTTGACCGAATCCGCCCCATACCGAGGCAATCGACGAGGTACAGATGAAGAAGTCGAGCTGCAGGTCCGCTGCCGCCTCACTCAAATGCCAAGCGCCCCAGACCTTCCCGGCAAATACGCGATCCAGTTCGGCGTCGTCGAGATCACTCAGTGGGGTGGTGCCGATTTCGCCCGCGGCATGGACGATGCCGGTCAGGGGCGGCAGCTCGGCCCGCACGCTTGCCAACAGGCGTGCGACCCCATGCGCGTCCCCGACATCGGCGGTGATGACCCGGATCTCGCAGTCGTACTGTTCGGCCAGCGAATCGATGCGCTGTTGTGCGGCCTCACTCGGTGCGCCTCGACTGGTCAGCACCAGATGCTGGGCGCCGTGTGCGGCCAGGTACCCGGCGATCTCCAGGCCGATGGCTCCCAGCCCGCCGGTCACCAAATACGTTGCGTTGGAACGAACTTTCAGCTGGGTGCCGGTCAGCTCGTCATCCCGACGAACCAGTCGAGGGACGTAGACCGCCTGACCACGCACCGCGATAAGGTCTTCGATCACCTCCGAACCGCGCGGCATCGTGATGCGGTTGATGAGCCGTGACCATTCCTCCGTGGTGCCTTCGGACAGATCCGCCAGCCCGCCCCACACGTGCGGAAGCTCCAGCGACGCGGCACGGCCGAACCCCCACAGGCAACTTTGATCCGGTGCCACGGTGTCGCTTTCAGTGGCGCGCTGTGCGCTACGGGTGACCACCCAGATTGGTCTGCGCAGTTCCGCGGCGGCTGCGGCGCGGAAGAGCCGCCGAGTTCCGCCAAGGATCCTGTGCTGCATCCGCAAAAGTGACCGCATCGACGGAGCGGTAGAGGAGTCCAGCGCCGCGACATGCACGATGCGCAGCGTCGAATCATCCAATGCCGCAGCGTGTAACGCGTCCGCGAGCTTTTCCCCATCCGCATCCGACGCTGGCAATCCGAGGATCCGGTGCCGGTGGCCGCGTGCAGTCAGCGCCTCGACCAGAGGCTGGGTTTCCTCGGTGTCCTCGCCGATCAGGATCCAGGTGGATCCGTCGCCGGCTGGCGAGCTGGAGTGGGGAGTGGTGGATTGCTCCCAGCGGATCTCATAGCAGTCATCCGCAATCGACTGCGTCGCACGTTGCTGGTTGTGTTGTGCCGCAAGCCTAGTAAGCACGTTCAGGGTCTGTTGGTCGCCGCTGCCACCGTCGAGCAGCGTCGCGAGTTCCTCGATCCGCCCGTCCTCGAGCAGGCGAAGGGCCTGGGTCCGCGCGGCAACGGGAAGTTGCGCGTCGGCTTGCTGCTCACCTTCATCTCTATTGTCGAGGAACCAGTACTGCCGGCGCTCGAACGGATAGGTGGGCAGGTCGACCTTTCGTGCTGGACCTTGTTGGATAGCAACGAAGTTCGGTTGGTGGCCCATAACATACGCATCAGCAACTGCTTCGGTGATTTGCCGGTGGTCGGCGGCGGTTCGGCGCAGAGAAGTGATCACCCGCGGTACGGTGGCCGGATCAGGCCATGTGCCAAGGGCCGCGGCGGTCAGCACCGGCCGCGGCCCGATCTCGAGCAACAGCTTGCAGTTCAGATCGGCAAGGGTGCGCACGCTCTTGGCGAATTCCACCGGTTGTCGCGCGTGACGGCGCCAGTATGCGCCGTCGAGCTTCACGCTCCTGCCGAGCGGGGCGCCGGTACGGTTGTCGATCAGGATCCGTTGCGGCGTCATGAAATCGAATCGGTCGGCATAGGACTGGAATTCGTCAAAAATCGGATCCAGCAGCGCCGAGTGGAACGCGTGGCTGGTGTCCAACCAGTCACACCGAACACCGGCGGCGGCCAGTCCAGCCACTGCCTTCTCCAGATCCTCTGCAGGACCGGACAATACGGTGTTGGCACCGTTGTAGGCGGCGACCGACAGCCGTGGGAACTCGTCGGTGAGGTTCTCGACACGCTCGGAGTCGGTGAACACCGCGACCATCCGGCCGCCGGCAGGCAGACTGCCGAAGAGACGGCCGCGCTGGGCCATCAGCAGCGCGCCGTCGGTGAGACTGAACACGCCCGCGACGCACGCGGCCGAGTACTGGCCGACACTGTGTCCCAGCACCACGTCCGGCTCGAAACCCCACGACTGCCACAGGCGAGCCAAACCCATCTCCACTGCGAACAAGGCGGGCTGTGCGTATGAGGTCTGCCGTAGCAGCTCTTCGCCGTCAGGGCTGTCGGCATCGAAAATCACGTCAAGCAGCGGCTTTTCGAGGACGTCAGCGACTGCGGTCGCGCAACGAATCAGCACCTCGGCGAACAATGGCTCGGTGTCGAACAACTCTCGCGCCATGCCGGGGTACTGGCTGCCCTGACCGGTGAACAGCCACGCCGTCTTCGGTGCCTCGTGGGATTCTCCGCGAACCAACCCGGGCGCCGGGCGGTCCTCGGCGAGCGCGCCGAGCAGCTCGATGGCGGATTCCTTTGAGTTGACCACCAACGCGGCCCGATGCTCGAGGTGTGCACGTCCC from Mycobacterium sp. JS623 encodes:
- a CDS encoding type I polyketide synthase, which produces MGSAEHPTGPAARFAIVGYAARFPGAPDADGFWDVLGDGRDAVSDVPKDRWNADEFFDPEPGVPGKVVTRRAGFVDDVTGFDAPFFGMSTREVRSMDPQHRLLLETAWRAVEHSGTAPTALANTNTGVFIGLATHDYLGMASDELTYPEIEAYMAIGTSNAAAAGRISYRLGLQGPAVAVDTACSSSLVAIHQACQALRLGECDLALAGGANVLLTPATMITFSSAHMLAPDGRCKTFDAAADGYVRGEGCGIIVIKRLEDAIRDGDRIRAVIRGSAINQDGASGGLTVPNGVAQQRVIADALKRAGVKPSEVGYLEAHGTGTSLGDPIEAQAAGEVLGAGRESGNPLLIGSVKTNIGHLEAAAGIAGVIKVILSLENELLPQHLHFQNPSPHIPWDRLAVQVVKEATAWERNGRPRIAGVSSFGFAGTNAHVILEEAPVAPEVPAAVEQPTDRRFSILPLSARTPNALAQLADQYRNWLGAHPEATLADVCFTAGAGRAHLEHRAALVVNSKESAIELLGALAEDRPAPGLVRGESHEAPKTAWLFTGQGSQYPGMARELFDTEPLFAEVLIRCATAVADVLEKPLLDVIFDADSPDGEELLRQTSYAQPALFAVEMGLARLWQSWGFEPDVVLGHSVGQYSAACVAGVFSLTDGALLMAQRGRLFGSLPAGGRMVAVFTDSERVENLTDEFPRLSVAAYNGANTVLSGPAEDLEKAVAGLAAAGVRCDWLDTSHAFHSALLDPIFDEFQSYADRFDFMTPQRILIDNRTGAPLGRSVKLDGAYWRRHARQPVEFAKSVRTLADLNCKLLLEIGPRPVLTAAALGTWPDPATVPRVITSLRRTAADHRQITEAVADAYVMGHQPNFVAIQQGPARKVDLPTYPFERRQYWFLDNRDEGEQQADAQLPVAARTQALRLLEDGRIEELATLLDGGSGDQQTLNVLTRLAAQHNQQRATQSIADDCYEIRWEQSTTPHSSSPAGDGSTWILIGEDTEETQPLVEALTARGHRHRILGLPASDADGEKLADALHAAALDDSTLRIVHVAALDSSTAPSMRSLLRMQHRILGGTRRLFRAAAAAELRRPIWVVTRSAQRATESDTVAPDQSCLWGFGRAASLELPHVWGGLADLSEGTTEEWSRLINRITMPRGSEVIEDLIAVRGQAVYVPRLVRRDDELTGTQLKVRSNATYLVTGGLGAIGLEIAGYLAAHGAQHLVLTSRGAPSEAAQQRIDSLAEQYDCEIRVITADVGDAHGVARLLASVRAELPPLTGIVHAAGEIGTTPLSDLDDAELDRVFAGKVWGAWHLSEAAADLQLDFFICTSSIASVWGGFGQTAYGAANAFLDGLAWRLREQGISGVSVNFGPWSVGMADAESRARLDQRGVATLSPADALAGMANVVTASSEQGVVARIDWARFLPLYQQAGRRAFLAELEREVPTQLTATAPAASGKKTQLVERLASAPVQQRKRLLTDYLRDAVAEVTRVDAAEIREDAGFFDLGMDSLMAVELRRRLEQAVGREIPVTLVMDHPRLSDAADYLLGEVLGLTEQASPAPPQPVVTTGINEPVAIVAVSCRFPGAPDPEAFWDVLSGGVDVIREVPDDRFDIDEFYDPDPETPGKTYTRFGGFLDGIDGFDPEFFGISPREAVWIEPQQRLMLETVWEGLERAGYAPGTLRGSRTGIFVGVAANEYAHLLSSESIDRIEPHFITGNALNAISGRVAFALGLEGPAVAVDTACSSALVAVHQACQALRSGDCDLALAGGVNVLLSPVTAVAASRARMLSPVGRCKTFDASADGYVRSEGCGILVLKRLTDAVRDGDRVCAVISSSAVNQDGASSGLTVPNGGAQQRLIGAALARAGLAGGDVDYLEAHGTGTPLGDPIEVQAAAAAYGASRDADRPLLMGSVKSNIGHLESASGAAGLIKVVLSLQHEMLPKSLHFETPSPHIPWESLPVRVVDKAIPWQANGRPRRAGVSSFGFTGTNAHVLIEEAPPQPAAPESDTPERPVHVLPMSARSPEALSELAQRYATWLSAHPDVDLAAACLTAGTGRSHFEHRAALVVDSVEGAREGLADLAENRVRPGVMRGEHTHHPTTAWLFTGQGSQYPGMARELFGAEPVFAETVTRCADAVEGILPRPLLEVLFATDRETGEALRHTSFAQAALFAVEMGLARLWQSWGIEPDVVLGHSVGQYAAACVAGVFSLEDGARLMAERGRMFGSLPQGGRMVAVFADPKHVEETSGEFPRVSVGAYNGPNTVLSGPGEDLEQIVAKFGEDGIRCTWLDTSHAFHSELLDPVLDEFESYAAQMQFAAPTLPLVCNRTGAVLTAQTPLDAQYWRRHSRQPVQFAESVRTVAALGCSVLMEIGPQPVLTGAAVHVWPEHLAAPRAIVSLRKGVGDRRQIADALAAAYVGGHHPDFGVLHHQPGRRVELPTYPFQRRRFWPKTSAITMDGPSASGILGSAKDLASGDSVYTSRLSVKSQPWLADHVIYGTVVVPGATYAAMALAAVGTPARAKEVFFYEPIILPEKSSREVQLTLHPLEHPSGTDGEWKFQVHSRPYGDRGADWSLNADGTVVTGVDDEQSPADAIDEVIERCNRMRPQELFETFSDMELAWGPTWSGSLKSLWLGEGEAIGDIFVGEELAEQLGSEPMHPVLMDLCTGVAFPAFPALLAAEQGVHDLFLPLRYGQVMLKEKMPRRFYCRASWRSSELNSETQVFDLDFVDRDGRQLGGIREFTVKRAPREALLRGLGGDATRLLYTLGWHEVPPPAPSDVNVSGTWLIANFDGLADMVPGCIPFDRTVDAELLGQVLAQAHERGVGFSGVVWHGSAPRPDESTADATARLETEIANLLSVVHTVQNGTLKLPNGLWIVTERAVATESGEPVDPVQAALWGFGRTTINEEPALRCRLVDSDGSPEAVHALANLIATQDPAPHEPELALRQGKLLASRLLPWARSGHLTVPRSTDYVLAPTERGAIDNLRLTESDVPDPDVGYVQVRVEAAGLNFRDVLNVLGLYPGDPGPIGGDFAGTVTQLGSGVTGLEIGQRVYGFMQGAFATRFNVPAQLLAPIPDGVSPVAAATIPAAALTARLAFDWAQLKPGERVLVHAASGGVGLAAIQMAQQHGAVVFATASTYKRATLRKLGVEYVYDSRSTDFADQILADTDGKGVDVVLNSLTNEGFIEATVRATATNGRFAEIAKRDIWTPEQMAAARPDIAYEIVALDTVTFQEPERIRGLLTEVSDGLANGEWTPLPAEIYPLTEARAAFRRMQQARHIGKIVVQIPNPLQPRADRSYLVTGGLGAIGLHTASYLAQRGAGDIVLTSRRAPDAAAQQVIEEIIERYKCRIHTFAADVGDESEVAKLLERIRGQLPALAGVVHLAGVLDDALLSQQSVERFRTTLAPKAFGAFHLDLLTRDDELDFFIVSSSVSSVFGSPGQSNYATANALLDGVIARRSAQGLPATGVNFGPWAQGGMASSETASANISAQGLIPLQPSAALGALAEVVANGTGQATVINANWQRAAKVLGSSRPPILDLVLPSAVGEVTGDSELLKRLMEIPVPQRAGFVTEFLQREVQTFLRLAQPPAATSRFLDLGTDSLMAIELRNRLHSQFGGKFTINATAVFDYPTIGGLAEYLVGQLPDAESPSDEAESVADVSQPSA